The DNA sequence TCGTGCCCGCAACCACCAGGTCGAGTCGGCTTGCTTTCAGCTCATCACTGGTCGGATTCAACACATATTGATCATTGATGTAACCAACTCGCGCCGCACCAATTGGCCCATTGAATGGAATACCTGACAGGCTGAGTGCCGCTGAAGCACCAATCATCGCCACGATATCAGGGTTAACCTGTGGGTTAACCGATACTACAGTTGCAATCACCTGAACTTCATTAACAAACCCTTCCGGGAACAGCGGACGCACAGGACGGTCAATCAGACGGGAGATCAGTGTCTCACCTTCGCTGGGACGCCCCTCACGACGGAAAAAGCTACCGGGGATACGACCCGCTGCGTAAGTACGCTCCTGGTAATTCACCGTCAGCGGGAAAAAGTCCTGACCTGGTTTGGCTTTTTTCTGACCCACTACAGTAACAAATACTGCGGTGTCATCCATATTAACCATTACTGCAGCAGTGGCCTGACGTGCCATCATGCCCGTTTCCAGAGTCACTGTATGTTGACCATACTGGAATTTTCTAACTATCGGATTCAGCAAAATTATATCCTTTACATTTTTGCAGAGTGTTAGCCCTGCGATGAAAATATGATTTTCATTACATCCTCGCGACTAATGAGAAGCTCGTCATCCATCACAACGAGATTCTCATTAGCCGCGCGAAACGCTGCAACTGAAAATCGTACCTAACCACAATACAACACTACAGCGTGAAATGCTGCGTGTCGCATGAAAAAAAGGGGCCTTGCAGGCCCCTTTTTTCGACGAAACTAGCTAAAGTCTGCCCGGCATTATGGTCATAACCAGTCTTACCGGACGAAGACAAAATGCTTAGCGACGCAGTCCCAGACGTGCAATCAGATTGGTGTAACGTGCAACGTCTTTACGCTTCAGGTAATCCAGCAGCTTACGACGCTGAGAAACCATACGTAACAGACCACGACGGCTGTGGTGATCTTTTTTATGTTCAGAGAAGTGTCCCTGCAGATGGTTGATCTGCGCGGTTAACAACGCTACCTGAACTTCAGTTGAACCACTGTCATTCGCATCGCGACCAAAATCAGCAATGATCTGCGCTTTAGCTTCAGCACTTAGAGACATAATATAACTCCGGATTGTAAATAAAATAGACAGGTGCCGATCTCTAATTCAGCCACCCAAGGATAAAGCCGCGCCATTCTACTCCCGACTCTCCGCTTACGCAAACGGCACGTTCACATTATCGACAACTAACCGACGTGGTGCCACTCTTCCATCGTCAAGCACTTCAGCCATACCGATAAAATGCTGTTCTGCACCCATGGTAACACGCACCAGGCCACTTTCCGGTGCCTGCACGGCATGCACGGCTTGTCCCTGCCGAAAAAAAGCAGCTGTGGCTTCAGGTAAGTTCACTTGTGGATACGCTTGCGCCGGACTGTCCATCGGCATCAGGAGTGCGTCTAAATAAGTAGCAGGTGAGACACCCTCAGCTTCCGCCCGTTGCTGTAACTCACTTAATTGTTCCAGTGTCACCATCTTGCTCACGGGATAGGTCGCCACCTGCAAACGTCGCAGAACAATAACGTGAGCACCACACCCAAGCAGTTCACCAAGGTCATCTGTGATGGTGCGGATATATGTCCCTTTCGAGCAGTGTATTTCCAGCTCCAGCTCATCACCCTGCCAGCGAATAAACTGCAAATCATAGACATGAATCGGTCTTGCTTCGCGGGGTACACTGATGCCCTCACGCGCGTACTCGTACAGCTTACGCCCCTGATATTTCAGGGCTGAGTACATTGAGGGTATCTGCAGACTATCGCCACGAAACTGATCCAGTGCATCATCCAGCTGCTGCCGGGTAATATTCACTGGCCGTTCACTTACCAGCGTACCGTCAGCATCTGAGGTGTCAGTACGTTGTCCCAGACGGGCAACAACCCGGTAACGCTTGTCGGAATCGAGCAGATATTGAGAAAACTTAGTGGCTTCGCCGAGACAGATCGGCAGCATGCCTGTTGCCAGTGGATCCAGCGCACCAGTGTGGCCGGCCCGATTGGCACTATACAGACGTTTCACTTTTTGTAACGCATCATTGCTGGATAATCCCTGAGGCTTATCCAGCAACAGCACGCCATGAATGTCGCGTCCGCGACGACAAGGGCGGCTCATTTACTCTCCCTGCTCCTCATCAACATCACCACGCCGTTCAGCATCTTTTCTTACCACATTGCTAACCAGATTCGACATACGCATACCTTCAACCAGCGAATTGTCATAAAAGAAAGTCAGCTCAGGCACAATACGTAAGCGCATCGCTTTCCCCAGCAATGTACGAATGTATCCGGAAGCATCACCCAGCGCGCGTAGTCCCGCTTTAATGGCATCTTCATCCTTATCATTGAGAAAAGTGACAAATACTTTGGCATAGGCCAGATCACGTGACACTTCAACACCCGATACCGTCACCATCATGCCCAGACGCGGATCCTTGATCTCGCGTTGCAGGATAATAGCGATCTCTTTTTGCAACTCCTGAGAGACGCGCTGTGGACGACCATATTCTTTCGCCATGATCATTATCTCCTCATAGTGATTGACGCTGATTTTTTCCCGGTGCTTACTCTGTTTTATGCGCTTTTACAGAAAAACGGACAGGAAAGCGGCAACATTTACCTGCCACGAATTACAGCATAACAACGGAAGGTGGCTACCCGGAAAGCAGACTGCTTTCCGGGAGCGTAATGCAGGAAGGGAGGAATTACGCAATCGTTCTTTGGATTTCAATGATTTCGAATACTTCGATCATGTCACCCACGCGAACATCATTATAGTTTTTCACTCCGATACCACATTCCATACCATTGCGCACTTCGTTAACATCGTCTTTGAAGCGGCGCAGAGATTCCAGCTCACCTTCGTAGATAACGACGTTATCACGCAATACACGGATTGGGTTGTGACGTTTGATGTTACCTTCCGTCACCATACAACCTGCGATAGCACCAAACTTCGGTGACTTAAATACATCACGCACTTCGGCCAAACCAATAATCTGTTGCTTATATTCAGGCGCCAGCATACCGCTCATCGCCTGTTTCACTTCATCAATCAGATTATAGATAACCGAGTAGTAGCGCAGGTCGATACTTTCTGCGTCAATTACCCGACGGGCAGAGGCATCAGCACGCACGTTAAAGCCCACCAGAATAGCGTTGGAAGCTGCTGCAAGCGTAGCATCTGTTTCAGTGATACCACCGACACCAGAACCGACAATTTTCACTTTCACTTCATCAGTAGAAAGTTTCTGCAGAGAGTCAGCAATCGCTTCGACTGAACCCTGAACGTCCGCTTTCATTACGATATTCAGCTCTGAGACTTCGCCTTCAGCCATGTTGGCGAACATATTTTCCAGTTTCGATTTCTGCTGGCGAGCTAGCTTAACTTCACGGAATTTCCCCTGGCGATACAGCGCTACTTCACGTGCTTTTTTCTCGTCGCGTACCACTGTCGCTTCATCACCAGCCGCTGGCACACCAGAGAGTCCCAAAATCTCTACCGGAATCGACGGACCCGCTTCAAAGACTTCACGGCCCAGTTCGTCACGCATCGCTCTGACGCGACCATACTCGAAACCACACAGTACAATGTCGCCTTTATTCAGCGTACCTTCACGTACCAGTACCGTCGCTACCGGACCCCGACCTTTATCAAGGAAGGATTCGATAACTACACCACTCGCCATTCCCTGACGAACCGCGGTCAGTTCCAGCACTTCAGCCTGAAGCAAAATTGCATTTAGCAGGTCATCAATACCGGTACCTGCTTTCGCAGAGACGCTGACAAACATATTCTCGCCACCCCACTCTTCAGGGATAACACCATACTGAGTCAGCTCATTTTTAACACGATCCGGATCTGCTTCTGGCTTATCAATCTTGTTGACGGCGACAACAACCGGCACTTTAGCCGCTTTCGCATGCTGAATAGCTTCAATTGTCTGAGGCATCACGCCATCGTCTGCCGCAACTACCAGAATAACAATATCCGTTGCCTGAGCACCACGGGCGCGCATCGCGGTAAACGCGGCGTGACCAGGGGTATCCAGGAAGGTGATCATGCCATTATCAGTTTCAACATGATAAGCACCGATGTGCTGAGTAATACCACCCGCTTCACCTGATGCCACTTTGGTTGAACGGATATAATCCAGCAATGAGGTTTTACCGTGGTCGACGTGACCCATAATGGTAACCACCGGTGCGCGTGATTCCATCGCCGCATCGGTATCACGATCGCTCATTACGGCCTCTTCCAGCTCATTCTCACGGCGCAGGGTCACTTTGTGTCCCATCTCTTCCGCGACTAACTGAGCTGTTTCCTGATCGATAACCTGATTGATGGTCGCCATCGCGCCCATCTTCATCATGGTCTTGATCACTTGTGAGCCTTTAACCGCCATTTTATTGGCCAGCTCAGCAACAGTGATCGTTTCACCGATGATCACATCACGGTTAACCGCCTGTGCTGGCTTGTTAAAACCTTGCTGCAAGGTGCTGGTTTTGCGTTTACTGCTTTTACCACCACGAATCTGGGCGCGCGCTTCTTCACGGTCAGTTTTCGCTTCAGAGTGCTTATTGCCCTTTTTCTGACGCGGTGCTTTTGCTGGACGAGCAGCACGAGAACGGCGATCACCCTCAACCTGAGCATCATTTTCATCTTCAGCCTGACGCGCATGTGTTGAGGTAGTGACGTGATAATCAGTCGTATCCTCTTCATCACCCGCACTGGCCCACTCAGCGCCTTTTTCTTCTGCCATTTTGCGCGCTTCTTCAGCGACACGTTTAGCATCTTCTTCAATTTTGCGCAGTGCTTCCTGCTCCGATTTGCGTTTCAGTTCAGCCGCTTCAGCTTCACGGCGCGCTTTATCAGATTGATTCGCCCGGACGGCGTCATCGGTATGTTGATTGCTCACTTTATTTTTTTCCGCCGCTTCACGTTTGGCTTTTTCCGCCGCCTCACGTTTCGCCTGCTCTTCGGCTTCACGCTGCGCTTTTTCCTCAGCTTCGCGTTGTGCTTGCTCTTCTGCTTCACGACGCGCCTGTTCTGCCGCTTCACGCTGTGCCTGCTCTTCGGCTTCTGCCTGAGCTGGGTCACCTTTTACATAAGTGCGTTTCTTGCGAACTTCAATTTGTACTGCTTTACTTTTTCCCCCGGTAACCGGGATATTGAGCGTACTACGAGTTTTACGTTGCAAAGTCAGTTTTCCTGAACCACTGTTGTTCTCACGATTAAGGTGAGCCAGTAGTGTCTCTTTCTCTTGCTGCGTCACAGAATCAGTTACAGTTTTACGCATCCCGGCATCAGCAAACTGCTGTATCAGGCGTTCTACCGAGGTCTGAATTTCTGCGGCCAGCGATTTTACAGTTACATCTGTCATGCTGTTCCTTCCTGCTTACCGTTTATTTCGCGTCGTCGCCAAACCAGCAAATATTACGTGCTGCCATAATCAGCTCACCGGCCTTCTGGTCATTCAGGCCTTCAATATCTGCCAAGTCGTCGACACCCTGTTCAGCCAAATCTTCCAGCGTACAAACGCCTTGTGCTGCCAGCGCGAATGCCAGCTCACGTTCAAGCCCTGGCAGATTGAGTAAATCTTCCGCAGGCTGTTGATTATCAGTACCTTCTTCTTTTGCCAGAGCCAGGGTGGTCAAAGCTTGTTTAGCCCGATCACGCAACGCCTCTACAGTCTCTTCATCAAGACCGTCAATCTCAAGCAGCTCATCGATTGGTACGTAAGCCAGCTCTTCAAGAGAAGAGAAGCCCTCTTCAACCAACACAGTGGCAAAGTCTTCATCAATATCCAGATGACGGGTAAATACATCAATCGCAGCATGTGCCTCAGCCTGATGCTTTTCCTGAAGATCTTCCACTGTCATCACGTTCAGATCCCAACTACTCAGTTGCGATGCCAGTCGCACATTCTGGCCATTGCGACCAATTGCCTGTGCCAGGTTACCGGCTTCGACAGCAATATCCATGGTATGGTTATCTTCATCAACAACAATAGAAGCCACGTCGGCTGGTGCCATCGCGTTGATGACGAACTGTGCAGGATTATCATCCCACAGCACGATATCAATACGTTCACCACCCAGTTCGCTGGATACCGCCTGAACGCGTGCACCACGCATTCCGACACAAGCTCCTACCGGATCAATGCGCTTATCATTGGTTTTTACTGCAATTTTCGCCCGTGAACCTGGATCGCGTGCTGCTGCTTTGATCTCCAGCACCTCTTCGCCAATTTCAGGCACTTCAATGCGGAATAACTCAACCAGCATTTCTGGTTTTGAACGGCTGACAAACAGTTGCGCACCACGTGCTTCAGGACGTACCGCATAAAGCACACCACGGATACGGTCTCCCGGACGGAAGTTTTCACGAGGCAGCATATCCTCACGCAGGATAACCGCTTCTGCATTGTTTCCTGAACCATCAGTCGGCTTCACTTCCAGCGAAATCGTGTCACGATTCACCTTTTTCACTACGCCGGTGATAATTTCACCTTCCTGCTCACGAAACTGCTCGACGACCATCGCACGCTCAGCTTCACGTACTTTTTGCACAATTACCTGTTTCGCGGTTTGTGTCGTAATACGGTCAAAGGTGACGGACTCAATCTGGTCTTCAACGAAGTCGCCTGGGTTTAAGGCAGGTTCATCGAAACGTGCCGCATCCAGCGTGATTTCACGCGTGGGTAAGCTGACTTCTTCTACCACCAGCCAGCGGCGAAAAGTGTCAAAATCACCACTTTTACGATCGATACTGACACGTACATCGATGTCCTGTTCGTATTTTTTCTTGGTTGCTGTCGCCAGTGCACTCTCCAGCGCTTCAAAAAGTCTCTCACGCGGGAGAGACTTTTCGTTAGATACAGCTTCCACAACTGCTAAAATCTCTTTATTCATCCTGGTATGCC is a window from the Erwinia sp. genome containing:
- the rpsO gene encoding 30S ribosomal protein S15 (ID:JIFNMEKO_00158;~source:Prodigal:2.6), which gives rise to MSLSAEAKAQIIADFGRDANDSGSTEVQVALLTAQINHLQGHFSEHKKDHHSRRGLLRMVSQRRKLLDYLKRKDVARYTNLIARLGLRR
- the truB gene encoding tRNA pseudouridine synthase B (ID:JIFNMEKO_00159;~source:Prodigal:2.6), producing the protein MSRPCRRGRDIHGVLLLDKPQGLSSNDALQKVKRLYSANRAGHTGALDPLATGMLPICLGEATKFSQYLLDSDKRYRVVARLGQRTDTSDADGTLVSERPVNITRQQLDDALDQFRGDSLQIPSMYSALKYQGRKLYEYAREGISVPREARPIHVYDLQFIRWQGDELELEIHCSKGTYIRTITDDLGELLGCGAHVIVLRRLQVATYPVSKMVTLEQLSELQQRAEAEGVSPATYLDALLMPMDSPAQAYPQVNLPEATAAFFRQGQAVHAVQAPESGLVRVTMGAEQHFIGMAEVLDDGRVAPRRLVVDNVNVPFA
- the rbfA gene encoding 30S ribosome-binding factor (ID:JIFNMEKO_00160;~source:Prodigal:2.6), whose translation is MAKEYGRPQRVSQELQKEIAIILQREIKDPRLGMMVTVSGVEVSRDLAYAKVFVTFLNDKDEDAIKAGLRALGDASGYIRTLLGKAMRLRIVPELTFFYDNSLVEGMRMSNLVSNVVRKDAERRGDVDEEQGE
- the infB gene encoding Translation initiation factor IF-2 (ID:JIFNMEKO_00161;~source:Prodigal:2.6), with the protein product MTDVTVKSLAAEIQTSVERLIQQFADAGMRKTVTDSVTQQEKETLLAHLNRENNSGSGKLTLQRKTRSTLNIPVTGGKSKAVQIEVRKKRTYVKGDPAQAEAEEQAQREAAEQARREAEEQAQREAEEKAQREAEEQAKREAAEKAKREAAEKNKVSNQHTDDAVRANQSDKARREAEAAELKRKSEQEALRKIEEDAKRVAEEARKMAEEKGAEWASAGDEEDTTDYHVTTSTHARQAEDENDAQVEGDRRSRAARPAKAPRQKKGNKHSEAKTDREEARAQIRGGKSSKRKTSTLQQGFNKPAQAVNRDVIIGETITVAELANKMAVKGSQVIKTMMKMGAMATINQVIDQETAQLVAEEMGHKVTLRRENELEEAVMSDRDTDAAMESRAPVVTIMGHVDHGKTSLLDYIRSTKVASGEAGGITQHIGAYHVETDNGMITFLDTPGHAAFTAMRARGAQATDIVILVVAADDGVMPQTIEAIQHAKAAKVPVVVAVNKIDKPEADPDRVKNELTQYGVIPEEWGGENMFVSVSAKAGTGIDDLLNAILLQAEVLELTAVRQGMASGVVIESFLDKGRGPVATVLVREGTLNKGDIVLCGFEYGRVRAMRDELGREVFEAGPSIPVEILGLSGVPAAGDEATVVRDEKKAREVALYRQGKFREVKLARQQKSKLENMFANMAEGEVSELNIVMKADVQGSVEAIADSLQKLSTDEVKVKIVGSGVGGITETDATLAAASNAILVGFNVRADASARRVIDAESIDLRYYSVIYNLIDEVKQAMSGMLAPEYKQQIIGLAEVRDVFKSPKFGAIAGCMVTEGNIKRHNPIRVLRDNVVIYEGELESLRRFKDDVNEVRNGMECGIGVKNYNDVRVGDMIEVFEIIEIQRTIA
- the nusA gene encoding Transcription termination/antitermination protein NusA (ID:JIFNMEKO_00162;~source:Prodigal:2.6); this encodes MNKEILAVVEAVSNEKSLPRERLFEALESALATATKKKYEQDIDVRVSIDRKSGDFDTFRRWLVVEEVSLPTREITLDAARFDEPALNPGDFVEDQIESVTFDRITTQTAKQVIVQKVREAERAMVVEQFREQEGEIITGVVKKVNRDTISLEVKPTDGSGNNAEAVILREDMLPRENFRPGDRIRGVLYAVRPEARGAQLFVSRSKPEMLVELFRIEVPEIGEEVLEIKAAARDPGSRAKIAVKTNDKRIDPVGACVGMRGARVQAVSSELGGERIDIVLWDDNPAQFVINAMAPADVASIVVDEDNHTMDIAVEAGNLAQAIGRNGQNVRLASQLSSWDLNVMTVEDLQEKHQAEAHAAIDVFTRHLDIDEDFATVLVEEGFSSLEELAYVPIDELLEIDGLDEETVEALRDRAKQALTTLALAKEEGTDNQQPAEDLLNLPGLERELAFALAAQGVCTLEDLAEQGVDDLADIEGLNDQKAGELIMAARNICWFGDDAK